The DNA sequence GAAAACCATTCCACACCATGATGACGGTATTAGATACAAATACAGACATACCGATAGTAGATATGTGCTCATTATAATATATCAATTCCctgatttaaaaatttaaaatgcagaatctaaaaaaaaaaaatcacattgcATACAGGCAGTATATTGACAAACAAGGGCATATAACACGGGGAAATATTTGATAaacaaaatgaagtaaattgAATCCGTGTGTCGTGAAGGAATCCGCATATCGTGGACAAGGCTAATGGGACATCGATCGTCGTACAACGACTTAACGGTCCACTGAAAAGCGGAGGCAATTTATGCCAGGTTCCTTAACTGCCTCCTCCGACGTGAAACCGAAATAAGCAGCAAAGAGGGAGATGTGACGAAAGGGAAGATGACAAGCCATTTTAAAGTACTCTTGTCGTTCACGCATAAAGAGGGCGGTGGTGGAGTTTACTATAAACACGACGGGGAGAGATTCTCTCAGCCCCACACCCTGAAACTGAACCAAAATACGGACTACACGGTGGCTGTTCAGTCCCCCCTCATTCTCAGGtgagtttttcttacacgttgGAAAACTTTGCTCGCTTATCTATGTTCTCTGGAGATTACACCCCACCTGTTTCTGTATATAGCTTTGGCTGATAGATACATATCTAGGTTAAATTTTTATCAGTTTATTGTATAGCAGGAACAtgcacatagttttcaccacgtGAGGAAACGCCCCCTTTGCAAAAGTCACTGCACATTAGGAACTTTGTACTGCGTACTAATTATTCTACATCACTTACACGGTTTGTTTTACTGAGGTCGCTATACAGCCGTTAGACGTGAAAGGATATTATGTTTAAATGTCTTGGAGCTTTAAAACATTTCACGTTTGCATTTAATCGatatattatacaaatattagATACAGTTGTTTCTTTATGGGGCGTCATGTGACCACCTCAGACTGGTGAATTTTAATATTCGAAAACGACACACTTCAGTTTTGCTCACAGACCCGAATTCCACGTGTCGGTTTATAAGACAGGTATTCATGCCTGAACAAATTCAGATATCGAATTGAAATAGAGTGCATCCTTTTCATAATACTTGATCACTTATAAAACATGAATTGGCCAAGTTTTCTTTCACAATACCTTTACTAAAGTGAGagtatttgaaaatgtttataaaggTCAAGCGCCCATGGACTAGGTCAATTTCGGGTCATGCGATATTGTACAATACTAATCGCGATTTGACCGCTGTCTTCATGGTGAATAGGCGAAAGTTCGACATAGAAAGTCACAATAATGGAAAAATCTCTACCCGGGACGTCGACTCAAACTTTAAGAAGGAATAACGTTTATGGTGGATGTGCACAAGCGCGCaagaaaattattaaaaacacctaaactcggctgaatatttgggctgacgccttcaccgaatctcggagcagtccttcataattcatgtctgaaaatttactttcagcttcggccagttctagcaatGAATTTGAGATGAGAATTTCGTTTACAGTATGTAGTCGTACTGAATGTTGATTTCATGTTAGACATGaaatttaaccccccccccttccattGCTCAAAACTGTTCTCAATAACCTGTTTCCGTCTGAATGTCTTTTATTGCCGAATATGGAATGCCGTTTCTGCCTTATAGTGTAATTCAGccttacgttatgtcgatacatctttatgttatgtggttacatcattacgtaatgtggttacatcattatgttatgtcgatatttctttatgttatgtggttatatcattatgttatgtggtaaaACCATTACgattaatccgagattcctctgactcttaaccccgcttttattttgtgacttctgcgggggagagtcagagcggactccatattgaaaagtgggaattcagcgacaccagctggtgtcgctgctttacctacctcttacaactttatttcgcggatctatcctCCAAGATGAGAGGATTCGGTTAtcggaagataaatctataaatagatcgtgattaatacgatgctatcgccgtttaaacggccctaacaccgacaaatggagcatcacttgaattaggtcgccgcctcgccatttgatttctttgcgcatgacgtcagcacatataaacacaaaattccatcgtttaaacggcgatagcatcgtattaatcatgatgtatttgtagaataatcttccgataactgaatcctcgcgtcttggaagatgggtccgcgaaataaagttgtaagaggtaggtaaagcagcaaacaccagctagtgtcgctgaattcccacttttcaatatggagtccgctctgactctcccccgcacatgtcaaatataaaagcgggggtaagagtcagaggaatctcggattacatTACGATATGTTGATACCTCTTTATGTTACACTATAAGGCAGAGACGGCGTTCCATAGCCGAATGTGTCCCGTTAACAGCCTGCAGGCCGTCCACACTTTCATGTCTTGATGTAATTTTGTTGACTTCTGAAATTCCGCGTGCATCGTTATACGTGATCATGAATATTTCGAAATGGGCAGTTCACTATCCGACTAGGAACATACAGAATTAGATAGGAGATTAGCTCTATTACTTTGTAATCCGATCAAGTTAAATTACATAATTTGCATAAAGTGTTTAACTTATATAGcttgatatatataaaactcGTGTTGTTTTAATATCCAAAGATTATGGCATATATTGTCAGTGATAAACAagtcatatgtacatgtatttcatttctgGATGAAACGATTACCTTTCAACttgatataaaacattatacgtgtatatacatgtaagttacatgtacaaaatatatagacttacatgtaaatgtctagtttgttttaaaaatatacatgcaagAACAAAGGAAACATGGGAGTATGATTTCCGTATAATCATGCAGCTGTGTCGACATGTACTATCTAAAGATATAACACATACACCGCCATTCAAACCTTTAGGTTACGTACATTATATGCCTGCTCATGTTGCACATCAATATTAAGGCTGGGGTCGATTTTCTTGCCTTTGGGTTAGGTTCATTTGAGATGAACTTTCACTTTGAtggagaaaatgaaaaatagattAGTGGTACGCGGTCCGATGGTTGATTGTTTTTAGCATTTACTTTTTTctgttcacacacacacacacacacacacacacacacacacacacacatttaatattttacctatTGATTAGCGGACACTGAGGCAATTGTTcacatttgtgtgtgtgtatatatatatatatatatatatatatatattgtttggaAATGTAGTCGACTTTTCTCTCCGTTTTAATTTTAGAGATATGATGATTCACGGTGAGAGATTCGAGGTCAAGGAGGTGGAACCTGAAAAGCGTCATTCTGCCGAAGACTTCCGAAAATTCTCCGCCACCTTCAACACAACTGGATACATGGTGGAAAAGAGAAACAAGCGAAAAGACATCGCGGTGGCGCTAAtggtaaaataaaacaaatgttgATTCATACTAGATTTATAATTTATATGGTATTATTCGATTTAATCCAAATGTTTGGATTTATAATCTTCGGACTGGATACCATCACGTAAACCTTCTTCGTTAGctaagggttttcggtccactccgctccccattTATGGCTTGCGAAGATACGCGTAACCGGGTAGACCCAAAATTATATTTTGGTATCTTTGATATAAAAGCTTTTACAATGGATATTCAAGTTTTCAAACATATCAAGCTAGTCAATATGACGTATTTATAGATTGCTATTTGCAGGCTGTAATAGGACccttaaataatattttttctaatcaTGCTGTTGCTATGGCAACGTCACCAATGTATATTTGCGAGCAATTGCTTTGATGTAATTGAAATATCATCCATCATTTCAGTTTGATGGTGACGTCACATTAACGGTCGTGCTACAGTGTAAGTT is a window from the Ostrea edulis chromosome 5, xbOstEdul1.1, whole genome shotgun sequence genome containing:
- the LOC125649748 gene encoding CB1 cannabinoid receptor-interacting protein 1-like → MTSHFKVLLSFTHKEGGGGVYYKHDGERFSQPHTLKLNQNTDYTVAVQSPLILRDMMIHGERFEVKEVEPEKRHSAEDFRKFSATFNTTGYMVEKRNKRKDIAVALMFDGDVTLTVVLQCKFYQQTETEHSSWGTSLTWIEYDCTLTEGETGVLVKKEQYV